One window of the Saccopteryx bilineata isolate mSacBil1 chromosome 2, mSacBil1_pri_phased_curated, whole genome shotgun sequence genome contains the following:
- the CREB3 gene encoding cyclic AMP-responsive element-binding protein 3, whose product MPALGVSNMELALDPGDKDLLGFLSEESGDLGAAPNEAPEASLDWELLLSEALSDWDAEDFLSDWDGEDFLSALPSPPASLNILSNSNPRLVHHDHSYSLPQEHVSIDVDSGSIGKEGPHITPLHVEEPAEQEIVRLILTDEEKILLEQEGHTLPGTLPLTKMEEQVLKRVRRKIRNKKSAQESRRKKKVYVGGLESRVLKYTAQNLELQNKVQLLEEQNLSLLDQLRRLQAMVIQISNRTSSSSTCVLVLLFSFCLIFVPAMYSSDTRGSLPAELGVLSRQLRALPHQLEPSVLQSEVPKDSSDRELQAPGNSCCLLYHMLQAPSTQPPLKLPLHDPFSKFPCPGPVLLLQANLTREWGWLPAHSPVSVILQGRYSG is encoded by the exons ATGCCCGCCCTCGGG GTGTCAAATATGGAGCTGGCGTTGGACCCGGGTGACAAGGACCTGCTGGGCTTCCTGTCAGAGGAAAGCGGAGATTTGGGGGCGGCGCCCAACGAGGCCCCAGAGGCTTCACTGGACTGGGAGTTGTTGCTTTCTGAG GCACTGAGCGATTGGGACGCGGAGGATTTCCTGAGCGATTGGGACGGGGAGGATTTTCTGAGCGCCCTGCCGAGTCCGCCAGCATCTTTGAACATTCTCAGTAACTCTAATCCCCGTCTTGTCCACCATGATCACTCCTACTCTCTCCCACAAGAACATGTTTCCATAGATGTAG ACAGTGGGAGCATCGGGAAAGAAGGACCTCACATAACTCCCCTGCATGTGGAGGAGCCGGCAGAGCAG GAGATCGTTAGGCTGATACTGACAGATGAGGAGAAAATACTGTTGGAACAGGAGGGGCATACTCTGCCTGGAACGCTTCCTCTCACTAAG ATGGAGGAACAAGTTCTGAAACGAGTACGGAGGAAGATTCGAAATAAAAAGTCTGCTCAAGAGAGCCGCAGGAAGAAGAAGGTGTATGTGGGAGGTTTAGAGAGCAG GGTCTTGAAATACACAGCCCAGAATCTGGAGCTACAGAACAAAGTACAGCTCCTGGAGGAACAGAATCT GTCCCTCCTGGATCAACTGAGGAGACTCCAGGCCATGGTGATTCAGATATCAAACAGAACCAGCAGTAGCAGCACCTGTGTCTTG gtcctgctgttCTCCTTCTGTCTCATCTTTGTACCTGCTATGTACTCCTCTGACACAAGGGGGAGCCTGCCAGCTGAGCTCGGAG TGTTATCCCGCCAGCTTCGGGCCCTCCCTCACCAGCTGGAGCCGTCAGTTCTACAGTCGGAGGTACCAAAGGATAGCTCAGACCGTGAACTCCAGGCTCCTGGCAACTCTTGCTGCCTGCTCTACCACATGCTTCAGGCTCCTAGCACACAGCCTCCCCTGAAGTTGCCACTCCATGACCCCTTCTCAAAGTTCCCCTGCCCAGGTCCCGTCCTTCTCTTGCAGGCAAATCTTACAAGAGAGTGGGGATGgctccctgcccacagccccgTATCTGTTATCTTACAGGGTAGATACTCAGGCTAG